The Vibrio gallaecicus genome contains a region encoding:
- the metH gene encoding methionine synthase, translated as MGSNIRQQIVAQLEQRILLIDGGMGTMIQDYKLEENDYRGDRFADWHCDLKGNNDLLVLSKPQLIKDVHNQYLEAGADILETNTFNATTIAMADYDMESLSEEINFAAAKLAREAADEWTAKTPKKPRYVAGVLGPTNRTCTISPDVNDPGFRNVTFDELVKAYSESTRALIKGGADLILIETIFDTLNAKACSFAVETVFDEDGIILPVMISGTITDASGRTLSGQTTEAFYNALRHVKPISFGLNCALGPDELREYVSELSRISECSVSAHPNAGLPNAFGEYDLSPEDMAEHVKEWAESGFLNLIGGCCGTTPEHIRQMAEVVEGVKPRQLPNIPVACRLSGLEPLTISKESLFVNVGERTNVTGSARFKRLIKEELYDEALSVAREQVENGAQIIDINMDEGMLDAEACMVRFLNLCASEPEISKVPVMVDSSKWEVIEAGLKCIQGKGIVNSISLKEGKEKFVEQAKLVRRYGAAVIVMAFDEVGQADTRERKLEICTNAYNILVDEVGFPPEDIIFDPNIFAVATGIDEHNNYAVDFIEAVGDIKRDLPHAMISGGVSNVSFSFRGNNYVREAIHAVFLYHCFKNGMDMGIVNAGQLEIYDNVPEDLREAVEDVVLNRRDDSTERLLDIATEYLERAVGKVEDKSALEWRTWSVEKRLEHSLVKGITDFIVEDTEEARVNASRPIEVIEGPLMDGMNVVGDLFGEGKMFLPQVVKSARVMKQAVAHLEPFINATKDVGATNGKILLATVKGDVHDIGKNIVGVVLQCNNYEIIDLGVMVSCEKILKVAKEENVDIIGLSGLITPSLDEMVHVAKEMERQGFKLPLLIGGATTSKAHTAVKIEQNYSEPVVYVNNASRAVGVCTSLLSDELKPDFVEKLELDYERVRDQHNRKKPRTKPVSLERARANRVNIDWANYTPPAPTNPGVHIFDDFDIKTLREYIDWTPFFMTWSLMGKYPAILDHEEVGEEAKRLYKDANELLDRVEKEKLLEARGMCAMFPANSVGDDIEVYTDESRTEVLKVLYNLRQQTEKPKGFNYCLSDYIAPKESGKPDWIGGFAVTGGIGERELADEYKANGDDYNAIMIQAVADRLAEAFAEYLHKEVRKNIWGYSPDENLTNDDLIREKYQGIRPAPGYPACPEHTEKGTLWELMDVEKAIDMSLTTSYAMWPGASVSGMYFSHPDSRYFAIAQIQQDQVESYADRKGWDMLEAEKWLGPNIN; from the coding sequence GTGGGAAGTAATATTAGACAACAAATTGTTGCTCAATTAGAACAGAGAATTTTGCTGATTGATGGTGGTATGGGCACTATGATTCAGGACTACAAGTTAGAAGAGAATGATTATCGAGGAGATCGTTTTGCTGATTGGCATTGTGATCTTAAAGGTAATAATGACTTGCTTGTGCTTTCTAAGCCTCAACTCATCAAAGATGTTCATAACCAGTACTTGGAGGCTGGGGCTGATATCTTAGAAACGAACACATTTAATGCAACTACCATTGCCATGGCTGACTATGACATGGAAAGCCTTAGTGAAGAGATCAATTTCGCTGCGGCAAAACTCGCTCGTGAAGCTGCAGATGAATGGACTGCTAAAACTCCAAAGAAACCTAGGTATGTTGCAGGTGTTCTTGGACCTACTAATAGAACCTGTACGATATCTCCGGATGTGAACGACCCTGGATTTCGGAATGTTACGTTTGACGAATTAGTTAAGGCTTACTCTGAGTCAACCCGTGCACTTATTAAAGGTGGTGCGGACCTTATCTTAATTGAAACTATCTTTGATACTCTTAATGCTAAAGCTTGTTCTTTTGCTGTTGAAACCGTATTCGATGAAGATGGTATTATTTTACCAGTGATGATCTCCGGTACAATTACTGATGCTTCAGGGCGAACTCTTTCTGGCCAAACAACAGAAGCTTTCTACAATGCTTTACGCCATGTAAAACCGATATCCTTTGGTCTTAACTGTGCATTAGGTCCGGATGAATTACGTGAATACGTGAGTGAACTCTCTCGTATTTCTGAATGCAGTGTTTCTGCTCACCCAAATGCTGGTTTGCCTAATGCTTTTGGTGAGTATGACCTTTCCCCTGAAGATATGGCAGAGCATGTTAAAGAATGGGCTGAAAGTGGCTTCCTCAACCTAATTGGTGGTTGTTGTGGTACTACACCAGAACATATTCGTCAAATGGCAGAGGTCGTTGAAGGCGTTAAACCTCGCCAGTTACCCAACATTCCAGTAGCTTGCCGGTTGTCAGGCTTAGAGCCTCTTACTATTTCAAAAGAATCTTTATTTGTTAACGTTGGTGAACGAACCAACGTAACTGGTTCTGCACGTTTCAAACGATTGATAAAAGAAGAACTGTACGATGAAGCATTGAGTGTTGCTCGCGAACAGGTTGAAAATGGTGCACAAATCATCGATATCAACATGGATGAAGGTATGCTTGATGCAGAAGCTTGCATGGTTCGCTTCTTAAATCTATGTGCTTCAGAACCTGAGATATCTAAAGTACCAGTCATGGTTGATTCTTCAAAATGGGAAGTAATTGAGGCAGGTCTTAAATGTATTCAAGGTAAAGGCATCGTAAACTCCATCTCTTTGAAAGAAGGCAAAGAGAAATTTGTTGAACAAGCTAAACTTGTGCGACGTTATGGGGCTGCTGTCATTGTGATGGCATTTGACGAAGTTGGTCAGGCTGATACAAGAGAACGAAAATTAGAAATCTGTACGAATGCCTATAACATTCTTGTCGATGAAGTTGGTTTCCCACCTGAAGATATTATCTTTGACCCGAACATTTTCGCTGTTGCTACTGGTATTGATGAACATAACAATTATGCGGTTGATTTCATTGAGGCTGTCGGTGATATCAAACGAGATTTACCCCATGCAATGATATCAGGCGGCGTGTCTAACGTTTCATTCTCATTCCGAGGAAATAATTACGTACGTGAAGCTATTCATGCCGTATTCCTATATCACTGTTTTAAAAATGGTATGGATATGGGGATCGTTAATGCTGGGCAACTAGAAATTTATGACAACGTTCCTGAAGACTTAAGAGAAGCAGTTGAAGATGTCGTTTTAAACCGTCGTGATGATTCGACTGAACGCTTGCTAGATATTGCGACAGAGTACTTAGAACGTGCTGTTGGAAAAGTTGAAGACAAATCAGCGCTGGAGTGGCGAACTTGGTCTGTGGAGAAGCGTTTAGAGCATTCTCTAGTCAAAGGGATTACTGATTTCATTGTCGAGGATACAGAAGAAGCTCGCGTGAATGCTTCTCGCCCTATTGAGGTAATTGAAGGTCCCTTAATGGATGGCATGAACGTTGTCGGTGACTTGTTTGGTGAAGGTAAAATGTTCTTGCCTCAAGTGGTTAAATCCGCTCGAGTAATGAAGCAAGCTGTTGCTCATTTAGAACCTTTTATTAACGCGACTAAAGATGTGGGAGCCACAAACGGTAAGATCCTACTTGCAACAGTTAAAGGTGATGTTCACGATATCGGTAAGAATATTGTAGGAGTTGTGCTTCAGTGTAATAACTATGAAATTATCGATCTTGGTGTCATGGTTTCTTGTGAAAAAATTCTTAAAGTAGCCAAAGAAGAAAATGTCGACATTATCGGTCTTTCGGGGTTAATTACTCCCTCTCTTGATGAAATGGTTCATGTTGCCAAAGAGATGGAACGACAGGGTTTTAAGCTTCCATTGCTCATTGGTGGTGCAACAACATCAAAAGCGCACACCGCTGTTAAAATTGAACAAAACTATTCGGAGCCAGTTGTGTACGTTAACAATGCATCTCGTGCCGTAGGTGTGTGTACTTCTTTGCTGTCGGATGAACTAAAACCTGATTTTGTTGAAAAGTTAGAGTTAGATTATGAGCGGGTTCGTGATCAGCATAATCGTAAAAAACCAAGAACCAAACCAGTATCCTTAGAAAGAGCAAGAGCTAATCGAGTGAATATTGATTGGGCTAACTACACACCGCCAGCTCCGACTAACCCTGGTGTTCACATCTTTGATGACTTCGATATTAAGACGTTACGAGAGTATATAGATTGGACTCCTTTCTTTATGACGTGGTCGTTAATGGGTAAATACCCTGCAATTCTTGATCATGAAGAAGTCGGTGAAGAAGCTAAGCGTTTATATAAAGACGCAAATGAACTGCTAGATCGAGTTGAGAAAGAAAAATTACTCGAGGCTCGTGGTATGTGTGCGATGTTTCCAGCCAATAGCGTTGGTGATGATATTGAGGTTTACACTGATGAGTCTCGAACTGAGGTACTCAAAGTATTGTATAACCTTCGTCAGCAAACTGAAAAACCGAAAGGCTTTAACTACTGCTTATCTGATTACATCGCACCTAAAGAAAGTGGAAAACCAGACTGGATTGGTGGTTTTGCTGTGACGGGTGGTATTGGTGAACGTGAATTGGCTGATGAATATAAAGCGAATGGCGATGATTACAATGCCATTATGATTCAAGCTGTCGCGGATCGCTTAGCCGAAGCTTTTGCTGAGTACCTCCATAAAGAAGTGCGTAAGAATATTTGGGGTTATTCTCCGGATGAAAACTTAACCAATGATGATTTAATCCGCGAAAAATACCAAGGTATTCGCCCAGCACCTGGTTACCCAGCTTGTCCAGAGCATACTGAGAAGGGAACGTTGTGGGAATTAATGGATGTTGAGAAGGCAATAGATATGTCTTTAACAACTAGTTACGCCATGTGGCCCGGCGCCTCTGTTTCAGGTATGTACTTCTCACACCCTGACTCTCGCTACTTTGCTATTGCTCAAATACAACAAGACCAAGTGGAAAGTTATGCTGATCGCAAAGGTTGGGATATGTTAGAAGCTGAAAAATGGTTAGGTCCAAACATTAACTAG
- the lysC gene encoding lysine-sensitive aspartokinase 3, whose product MSAINVAGSFNVAKFGGTSVANFESMSRCAAIIENNPNTKLIVSSACSGVTNLLVELANGVQDKTRRSELLRQLTEIHHAILDELADPVAVEKDIHTILDNIASAAEAASFQSSAKLTDHLVACGELMSTHLLAQILRERGTQAVRFDIREVLRTTNAFGKAEPLLDEISSLATEKLIPLCHSQVVVTQGFIGADSDGNTTTLGRGGSDYSAALIAESVQASGLEIWTDVPGIYTTDPRIAPKASPIPEISFSEASEMANFGAKILHPSTLVPALRHQIPVFVGSSKEPEKGGTWIRQQVESSPLFRALALRCNQTMVTLRSANMFHAYGFLAKVFEILAKHKISVDLITTSEISVSLTLDQTDTSGGAPELPEIARKELEELCTVDIEHNLCLVALIGNNMSESKGYAKQVFGTLEDFNLRMICYGASPHNLCFLLHESVSRAAIQKLHKELFED is encoded by the coding sequence GTGAGCGCAATTAATGTAGCTGGTTCTTTTAATGTCGCTAAGTTTGGTGGAACAAGTGTTGCCAACTTTGAATCAATGAGCCGTTGTGCTGCTATTATCGAAAACAACCCAAATACAAAACTCATAGTGAGCAGTGCTTGTTCAGGCGTAACTAATCTTTTAGTCGAACTTGCCAATGGTGTTCAAGATAAAACTCGCAGATCAGAACTGCTCCGCCAATTAACTGAAATTCACCATGCAATTTTGGATGAGCTTGCTGATCCTGTTGCCGTTGAAAAAGATATTCACACCATTTTAGATAACATCGCTAGCGCCGCAGAAGCTGCATCATTCCAGTCGAGTGCAAAACTCACCGATCACCTTGTTGCTTGTGGTGAACTAATGTCAACTCACCTTCTCGCTCAAATATTGCGCGAAAGAGGCACGCAAGCTGTGCGCTTTGATATTCGTGAAGTACTAAGAACAACCAATGCTTTTGGTAAAGCTGAACCGCTATTAGATGAGATTTCATCATTAGCAACAGAAAAGCTAATCCCATTGTGTCATTCTCAAGTAGTTGTCACACAAGGGTTCATAGGTGCGGACAGCGACGGAAACACCACAACATTAGGTCGAGGTGGAAGTGATTACTCAGCAGCATTAATTGCAGAGTCTGTCCAAGCATCTGGGCTAGAAATTTGGACCGATGTTCCTGGGATTTACACAACCGATCCTCGAATCGCACCAAAAGCCTCTCCTATTCCTGAAATTAGCTTTAGTGAAGCTTCTGAGATGGCGAATTTTGGTGCAAAAATTCTACACCCTTCAACCCTTGTACCAGCTTTACGTCATCAAATACCTGTTTTCGTTGGCTCATCTAAAGAACCTGAAAAAGGAGGAACTTGGATTCGTCAGCAAGTGGAAAGCTCTCCTCTATTCAGAGCTTTAGCTTTACGTTGTAATCAAACAATGGTCACTTTACGCAGTGCTAACATGTTCCATGCTTATGGCTTTTTAGCCAAAGTGTTTGAGATTCTCGCAAAACATAAGATATCTGTAGATCTAATCACCACGTCAGAGATCAGCGTATCTTTAACTCTTGATCAAACAGACACATCAGGTGGCGCTCCCGAGCTTCCAGAAATCGCCAGAAAAGAGCTGGAAGAGTTATGTACTGTAGATATAGAACATAACCTATGTTTAGTTGCTCTAATTGGTAACAATATGAGTGAGAGTAAAGGCTATGCTAAACAAGTTTTCGGAACACTAGAAGATTTTAACTTGCGAATGATTTGCTATGGAGCAAGCCCGCATAACTTATGCTTCTTGCTTCATGAATCGGTTTCTCGTGCTGCTATCCAAAAATTACACAAAGAGCTTTTTGAAGACTAA
- a CDS encoding pyridoxal-phosphate-dependent aminotransferase family protein yields the protein MSSFHSPNSLQSFIPPQRTLMGPGPSDISPQVLQALSRPTIGHLDPLFIGMMDELKQLLKYAFQTENEFTIAVSAPGSAGMETCFVNLIEPGEKVVVCRNGVFGERMRENVVRCGGEAILVDDEWGAPVSVEKIEQALKANPDAVAVAFVHAETSTGALSDAEAISQVARQYDALSIVDAVTSLGGVPLLVDEWQLDAVYSGSQKCLSCVPGLSPVTLSKKAVDKIQKRETPVQSWFLDQSLVLGYWSGEGKRSYHHTAPVNSLYALHESLVALKNEGLEQAWARHQSMHNKLKVGLEKLGFSFVVSEGSRLPQLNAIYIPEGTDEAKVRGDLLEQYNLEIGAGLGSLAGKAWRIGLMGYGARNENVSLCLRALEEVMN from the coding sequence ATGTCTAGTTTTCACTCTCCAAATTCTCTCCAAAGCTTTATTCCTCCTCAACGAACGTTAATGGGACCAGGACCTTCCGATATTTCGCCTCAAGTTCTTCAAGCGCTTAGTCGCCCAACTATAGGTCACCTTGACCCTTTATTTATTGGCATGATGGATGAACTTAAGCAGCTATTGAAATATGCCTTCCAAACTGAAAATGAATTCACAATTGCTGTCTCTGCGCCAGGTAGTGCGGGTATGGAAACCTGCTTTGTTAACTTGATAGAACCAGGTGAAAAAGTCGTAGTTTGCCGAAATGGTGTCTTTGGAGAACGCATGCGTGAAAACGTAGTACGTTGCGGTGGTGAAGCCATTTTAGTTGATGATGAATGGGGTGCTCCTGTTTCTGTTGAAAAAATCGAGCAGGCACTAAAAGCCAACCCTGATGCAGTTGCAGTGGCATTTGTACATGCAGAAACTTCTACAGGTGCACTTTCTGATGCTGAGGCTATTTCTCAGGTTGCAAGGCAGTATGATGCGCTTTCTATTGTTGATGCTGTGACTTCTCTTGGTGGTGTGCCTTTACTTGTTGATGAGTGGCAGTTGGATGCAGTTTATTCAGGTAGTCAAAAATGCTTGTCGTGTGTGCCAGGGCTATCTCCTGTGACCTTATCTAAAAAAGCAGTGGATAAAATACAAAAGCGTGAGACCCCTGTACAAAGTTGGTTTTTAGACCAAAGCCTTGTCTTAGGATATTGGAGTGGAGAAGGGAAGCGTAGTTACCATCACACGGCTCCTGTAAATAGCTTATATGCTCTACATGAATCCTTAGTTGCGCTTAAAAATGAAGGGCTTGAACAAGCTTGGGCAAGACATCAAAGCATGCACAATAAGCTAAAGGTTGGGCTTGAAAAACTAGGCTTTTCGTTTGTGGTTTCTGAAGGTAGCCGCTTACCTCAATTGAATGCTATTTATATACCTGAAGGCACTGATGAAGCTAAAGTTAGAGGAGACTTACTTGAACAGTACAACCTAGAAATTGGCGCAGGGCTGGGTTCATTAGCTGGAAAGGCTTGGCGTATTGGTTTAATGGGCTATGGTGCTAGAAATGAAAATGTTTCTCTATGCTTGAGAGCTCTAGAGGAAGTAATGAACTAG
- a CDS encoding PglL family O-oligosaccharyltransferase: protein MVTIHKSGTQLDSNTQALPLNRVFLASLAVVFLLAMHFFMPNPGGSGLALSFNPTTWFALSFSLAIGFYQLATNRVIRYTKLTIGLFISCVILTTPILYSNADISGAAGRLVGLWTGFIFFVLLQQFHFSNRHKQRLLWFIVLAVLLQAFFGYVQFFHLEPGNIFGYNTISNRPYGIFQQPNVMASFLATGLVLSAYLLARQPHKYNHKLSESALLYIIPTVTIPLLIIIASRTGWLASIIGVLLILPYLYRFSTTKRFLGWCISAVVGITIGFVIINTGDSLASKRAHLESPRAYTFPQTLDMLTEKPLTGYGYGKFESEYTLYTARQHQLNSSYRPGLPAMDHPHNELLYWGAEGGILPLIGIFLAAGLVLVRISSASKGTRLAMLALFIPIVLHSQLEYPFYHSAVHWITFIILLYWVDQRVSRYSQKSFGVINKTTFRVTSLVLPILVGFYMLSALHTNYILTKFEQSRPKNPDVLKQVTNPVVWKDRFDWDVYSTYLNIGLYKNDPELIQPYIDWSLEIIKSKPRPAFYSNLVLAYQGIGEVSKAEQIRREAEFLFPLKDFSQIQYQPVSTAVSSAK, encoded by the coding sequence ATGGTCACAATACATAAAAGCGGGACACAATTAGATAGTAATACTCAAGCACTTCCTTTAAATCGAGTATTTCTTGCTTCCTTAGCGGTAGTGTTTCTTCTTGCTATGCATTTTTTCATGCCTAACCCCGGAGGCTCAGGCTTAGCACTCTCCTTTAATCCAACCACTTGGTTCGCTCTCAGCTTCAGCTTGGCGATTGGCTTTTATCAACTAGCAACAAACCGTGTAATTCGCTACACCAAATTGACCATCGGTTTATTTATCAGTTGTGTAATACTTACCACTCCAATCCTATACAGCAATGCTGATATTTCTGGTGCAGCAGGCCGACTAGTAGGACTATGGACTGGCTTTATTTTCTTCGTTTTATTACAACAGTTTCATTTCAGTAATAGACATAAGCAGCGCCTTCTGTGGTTCATTGTGCTAGCTGTCTTACTGCAAGCATTTTTTGGCTATGTTCAATTTTTCCACCTTGAGCCTGGAAATATTTTTGGCTATAACACCATAAGTAATAGACCCTATGGTATTTTCCAACAGCCGAATGTAATGGCAAGTTTTCTTGCTACAGGACTTGTGCTTTCAGCTTATTTACTGGCCAGGCAACCTCACAAATACAATCATAAGCTCAGTGAATCTGCCCTTCTTTACATAATTCCAACAGTCACTATTCCTCTGCTCATCATTATTGCCTCTCGTACTGGGTGGCTAGCGAGTATCATTGGGGTTCTGCTTATTCTTCCTTACCTCTACCGATTTTCAACAACAAAACGCTTTCTGGGATGGTGTATTTCTGCTGTTGTTGGGATTACCATCGGTTTTGTTATTATAAACACAGGGGACAGCCTAGCTTCTAAGAGAGCTCATTTAGAGAGCCCAAGAGCTTATACCTTTCCCCAAACTCTCGATATGCTGACAGAAAAGCCATTGACTGGTTACGGCTATGGCAAATTTGAATCTGAATATACGCTTTATACTGCACGCCAGCACCAGCTAAATAGCAGCTATCGCCCGGGATTACCTGCAATGGATCACCCTCACAATGAATTACTTTACTGGGGTGCAGAAGGTGGAATTTTACCCTTAATTGGTATTTTTCTCGCAGCTGGGCTAGTGCTTGTTAGAATATCAAGTGCGAGTAAAGGCACTCGGTTGGCCATGTTAGCCCTCTTCATCCCTATTGTTTTGCATTCTCAGCTAGAATATCCATTTTATCACTCAGCTGTTCACTGGATTACTTTCATCATTTTGCTTTACTGGGTTGATCAACGCGTCTCACGCTATTCTCAAAAAAGCTTTGGTGTGATTAATAAGACAACATTTCGGGTTACCAGTTTAGTTTTGCCGATACTTGTTGGCTTTTACATGCTAAGTGCATTGCACACGAATTATATATTGACCAAATTTGAGCAATCACGCCCTAAAAACCCAGATGTCCTGAAGCAAGTCACCAACCCAGTCGTTTGGAAGGATAGGTTTGATTGGGATGTTTATAGTACTTACTTAAATATAGGTTTGTATAAAAACGATCCTGAGCTAATTCAGCCGTACATTGATTGGTCATTAGAGATTATAAAAAGCAAGCCAAGACCTGCATTCTACAGTAATTTGGTCCTGGCATACCAAGGTATAGGTGAGGTAAGTAAAGCTGAGCAAATACGCAGAGAAGCCGAGTTTTTGTTCCCATTAAAAGACTTTTCTCAAATACAATACCAACCAGTATCGACGGCAGTATCTTCAGCTAAATGA
- the uvrA gene encoding excinuclease ABC subunit UvrA, whose amino-acid sequence MDKIEIRGARTHNLKDINLTIPRDKLIVITGLSGSGKSSLAFDTLYAEGQRRYVESLSAYARQFLSLMEKPDVDHIEGLSPAISIEQKSTSHNPRSTVGTITEVYDYLRLFYARVGEPRCPEHHTPLAAQTISQMVDKVLELPEGSKMMLLAPIVKERKGEHVKTLENLAAQGFIRARIDGETCDLSDPPALELHKKHTIEVVVDRFKVRPDLQQRLSESFETALELSGGIAVAGWMDETDQEEIVFSANFACNQCGYSMQELEPRLFSFNNPAGACGTCDGLGVQQYFDPSRVILDEKLSIAEGAIKGWDQKNYYYFQMLTSLSEHYGFDLYAPFSSLPKKTKDIILKGSGHTEVEFKYINDRGDIRLKRHPFEGILNTLERRYHDTESSAVREDLAKYISTKSCSSCGGTRLRVEARNVFIADTALPEIVELSIADALHFFQTLKLEGQRAQIAEKIMKEINDRLHFLVNVGLNYLNLSRSAETLSGGEAQRIRLASQIGAGLMGVMYVLDEPSIGLHQRDNERLLKTLIHLRDLGNTVLVVEHDEDAIRCADHVIDIGPGAGVHGGHVVAEGTMAEIMENPDSLTGQYLSGKKEIAIPEKRTPIDKKKVVEIIGATGNNLKEITATIPVGLFSCITGVSGSGKSTLINDTFFKVAHTQLNGATTAVPAPYKKMKGLEHFDKVIDIDQSPIGRTPRSNPATYTGIFTPIRELFAGTQESRSRGYKPGRFSFNVRGGRCEACQGDGVIKVEMHFLPDVYVPCDVCKGKRYNRETLEVRYKGKTIDEALAMTVEDAHEFFKPVPVIARRLQTLMDVGLSYIRLGQAATTLSGGEAQRVKLARELSKRDTGKTLYILDEPTTGLHFHDIQQLLVVLHRLRDHGNTVVVIEHNLDVIKTADWIIDLGPEGGQGGGKIIASGTPEDVAQVEGSHTARFLKPMLKL is encoded by the coding sequence ATGGATAAAATAGAAATTAGAGGTGCGAGAACGCATAACCTTAAAGACATTAATCTGACAATTCCCCGAGATAAATTGATTGTTATCACAGGGCTTTCAGGTTCAGGTAAGTCCTCATTGGCGTTCGATACCCTCTATGCAGAAGGACAACGCCGCTATGTTGAATCTCTTTCAGCATATGCTCGCCAATTTCTCTCTTTAATGGAAAAACCCGATGTTGACCACATTGAAGGCTTATCTCCAGCAATCTCTATCGAACAAAAGTCAACATCCCACAACCCACGCTCAACGGTTGGTACAATAACCGAAGTTTATGATTACTTACGTTTATTCTATGCAAGAGTTGGGGAGCCTCGATGTCCGGAGCATCACACTCCTTTAGCAGCTCAAACCATAAGTCAAATGGTAGACAAAGTTTTAGAACTTCCTGAAGGTTCTAAAATGATGTTGCTCGCCCCGATTGTGAAAGAACGTAAAGGTGAGCATGTTAAAACGCTCGAAAACCTTGCAGCTCAGGGCTTTATTCGCGCTCGAATTGATGGTGAGACTTGCGATCTATCCGATCCACCAGCATTAGAACTTCATAAAAAACACACTATCGAAGTTGTCGTTGACCGTTTTAAAGTACGCCCTGATCTACAGCAGCGACTTTCAGAATCTTTTGAAACCGCACTAGAACTTTCTGGTGGCATAGCAGTAGCTGGATGGATGGATGAAACCGACCAAGAGGAAATAGTCTTCTCTGCTAATTTTGCATGTAACCAATGCGGTTATAGCATGCAAGAATTGGAACCAAGGCTCTTTTCCTTCAACAACCCCGCAGGAGCATGTGGTACATGTGATGGTTTAGGTGTTCAACAATATTTTGACCCAAGCAGAGTCATTTTAGATGAAAAGTTAAGTATTGCTGAAGGTGCGATTAAAGGCTGGGATCAAAAGAATTATTACTATTTCCAAATGCTCACGTCTTTATCTGAGCATTATGGTTTCGATCTCTATGCTCCTTTCTCTTCACTTCCCAAGAAGACAAAAGACATCATTTTAAAAGGCTCTGGGCATACTGAAGTTGAATTTAAGTACATCAATGACCGCGGCGATATCAGATTAAAAAGACATCCTTTCGAAGGTATTTTAAATACCTTAGAGCGTCGATACCACGATACGGAATCGAGCGCTGTTCGTGAAGATTTAGCCAAATACATTTCGACTAAGTCTTGCTCTAGCTGCGGCGGAACAAGATTAAGAGTAGAAGCTAGAAATGTTTTTATTGCGGATACCGCTTTACCGGAAATTGTAGAATTGAGCATTGCAGATGCACTTCATTTTTTCCAAACATTGAAGCTGGAAGGTCAACGCGCTCAAATAGCAGAAAAGATCATGAAAGAGATTAATGATCGACTGCACTTCTTGGTTAACGTTGGCTTAAATTACCTGAACCTTTCACGAAGTGCTGAGACCTTATCCGGTGGCGAAGCTCAACGAATCCGTTTAGCTAGCCAAATTGGTGCTGGTTTGATGGGGGTAATGTATGTTTTAGATGAGCCTTCTATCGGTCTCCACCAACGAGACAATGAGCGCTTGCTCAAAACATTGATCCACCTTAGAGATCTTGGCAACACCGTATTAGTTGTTGAGCATGATGAAGACGCAATCAGGTGTGCAGATCACGTCATTGATATTGGTCCGGGAGCTGGTGTGCATGGTGGTCATGTAGTTGCTGAAGGGACAATGGCTGAAATAATGGAAAACCCTGACTCACTGACAGGTCAATATCTCAGTGGTAAAAAAGAAATTGCCATTCCAGAAAAAAGAACGCCGATTGATAAAAAGAAAGTGGTCGAAATCATCGGAGCTACTGGTAACAACTTAAAAGAAATTACCGCAACGATACCTGTTGGGTTATTTAGCTGTATCACTGGTGTATCGGGCTCTGGTAAATCTACGTTAATCAATGACACCTTCTTTAAGGTTGCACATACCCAATTAAATGGTGCGACTACGGCAGTGCCTGCTCCTTATAAAAAAATGAAAGGATTAGAGCACTTCGATAAAGTGATCGACATCGATCAAAGTCCAATAGGCAGAACGCCAAGATCAAATCCAGCGACTTACACGGGAATCTTCACTCCAATCCGAGAATTGTTTGCAGGAACTCAAGAGTCTCGTTCTCGCGGTTATAAACCAGGAAGATTTAGCTTTAATGTAAGGGGCGGTCGTTGCGAAGCGTGCCAAGGCGATGGCGTCATCAAAGTAGAAATGCACTTTTTACCTGATGTTTATGTTCCTTGTGATGTTTGTAAAGGTAAACGCTATAACCGAGAAACTTTAGAAGTAAGATACAAAGGAAAAACCATTGATGAAGCATTAGCGATGACTGTCGAAGATGCGCATGAGTTCTTCAAGCCTGTTCCGGTAATAGCTAGAAGATTACAAACATTAATGGATGTAGGGCTTTCATATATCCGATTAGGTCAAGCGGCAACAACACTTTCTGGAGGGGAGGCTCAACGTGTCAAACTAGCACGAGAACTGTCCAAACGCGATACTGGAAAAACACTCTATATTTTGGATGAACCAACCACAGGGTTACACTTCCACGATATTCAGCAGCTGTTAGTCGTTTTACACAGGCTTAGAGACCATGGAAATACGGTTGTCGTCATTGAGCATAATTTAGATGTAATCAAAACAGCGGATTGGATTATTGATTTAGGCCCGGAAGGTGGGCAAGGCGGTGGTAAAATCATTGCATCAGGAACACCAGAAGATGTGGCGCAAGTCGAAGGTTCTCATACAGCTCGATTCCTTAAGCCCATGTTAAAGTTATAA